In Phyllobacterium zundukense, one DNA window encodes the following:
- a CDS encoding response regulator transcription factor has product MTNSSVKILVVDDETPIRKLLRVGLSTQGYAIFEAESARSAIEQVRSVQPDLILLDLGLPDMSGHDLLRRWRDEGSELPVVILSSRTDEKGIVEALELGADDYVTKPFGMNELVARIRVALRHRLQQQGERPIFETGGLSVDLVKRIVKIDGKEVKLSPKEYEILRVLVQHAGKALTHRFLLDRVWGDTTDVQYLRVYVRQLRQKIERLPDQPQYITTETGVGYRLREME; this is encoded by the coding sequence ATGACGAACTCGAGTGTCAAAATACTGGTGGTCGATGACGAGACCCCAATCCGCAAATTGCTGCGGGTTGGCCTCAGCACGCAAGGCTATGCCATCTTTGAGGCCGAGAGTGCCCGTTCAGCGATCGAACAGGTGCGGAGCGTACAACCCGACCTCATTCTGCTCGATCTCGGACTTCCCGACATGTCAGGCCACGACCTGCTGCGCCGGTGGCGCGATGAAGGATCGGAGCTTCCGGTTGTCATCCTCTCCAGCCGGACGGATGAAAAGGGTATCGTCGAGGCGCTCGAGCTTGGTGCAGACGACTATGTAACAAAGCCTTTCGGCATGAATGAACTTGTCGCCCGGATTCGGGTTGCCTTGCGTCACCGGCTGCAGCAACAGGGCGAGAGGCCGATCTTCGAGACGGGTGGTCTTTCGGTCGATCTGGTCAAGCGCATCGTCAAGATCGACGGGAAGGAAGTCAAACTGTCGCCGAAGGAGTATGAAATCCTGCGCGTTCTTGTACAGCACGCGGGCAAGGCCCTGACGCACCGGTTTCTGCTGGACCGGGTGTGGGGCGATACGACAGACGTGCAATATTTGCGTGTTTATGTGCGCCAGCTGCGGCAGAAAATTGAGCGTTTACCCGATCAGCCGCAATACATTACAACTGAGACGGGCGTCGGCTACCGTCTGCGTGAAATGGAATGA
- a CDS encoding sensor histidine kinase, with protein sequence MPDDSRDTERRPSPDALLENAERETRGRLKVFLGAAPGVGKTYEMLMAGRAALADGKDVVIGVVETHGRKETQALVDGFEVIARRQATYKDHHLQEMDLDAILARRPELVLVDELAHTNAPGTRHPKRYMDVQEILAHDIDVYSTMNIQHVESLNDVVAQITKVRVRETVPDSVIDQADEVEIIDLTPADLIKRLQEGKVYVPANAKRAIENYFSPGNLTALRELALRRTAQRVDDQLLTHMQANAISGPWAAGDRVLVCIDEQPGAASLVRYARRLADRLRAPWTAAYIETHRSTRLSEADRDQIASTLRLATQLGGEAITLPGRDVAEEIARRARENNVTHIVTGKPHKPHWRELIEGSVAHDLIRRAGDISVHVISGSERDAVSPQRGVVNAPIQTFQIKPYLLSTAYVVSALAFGLLLSRVLDVRNIALVFLMAVLASAVSVGLWPALFASVLSATVFNFFFLDPLYTFVISDPESVVALGFFFGVAVIASNLTARVQRQAAAARQRARTTEDLYLFSKKLAGTGTLDDVLWATAFQIASMLKVRVVLLLPDHGTIEVKAGYPPDDTLDDADIAAARWAWENNRAAGRGADTLPGAKRLYLPLRTGRMAVGVIGLDSDRQGPLLTPEQQRLLDALADQAAVAIERTQLAADVDRAKLAAEADRLRSALLTSISHDLKTPLAAILGAAGTLKEFAPALPDAARAELLSTVIDESERLNRFIANLLDMTRIESGAMEPNFGLHYTGDIVGTALSRAKKIIGLRKTEVAIPTDLPMLRVDPVLFEQVLFNLLDNASKYAPEGSLVRIQAWADDGWVSLQVMDEGPGVPAEDLERVFDTFYRVSKGDQVTAGTGLGLSISRGFIEAMGGTITAQRRADRSGAIFTIRMPIPKETPELEEHP encoded by the coding sequence TGCCTGATGACAGCCGCGATACCGAAAGAAGGCCATCGCCCGATGCGCTCCTCGAAAATGCGGAGCGCGAGACCCGCGGGCGGTTGAAGGTTTTTCTTGGAGCTGCGCCCGGTGTCGGTAAGACCTACGAAATGCTTATGGCGGGCCGCGCGGCACTCGCTGACGGCAAGGATGTGGTGATCGGTGTCGTCGAGACCCATGGCCGCAAAGAAACACAGGCCCTGGTCGACGGATTTGAAGTCATCGCCCGCAGACAGGCCACTTACAAGGATCATCACCTCCAGGAGATGGACCTCGATGCAATCCTCGCGCGCCGGCCAGAGCTCGTTCTGGTTGACGAACTTGCACATACGAATGCCCCAGGCACGCGCCATCCGAAGCGATACATGGATGTGCAGGAGATACTGGCACACGACATCGATGTCTATTCGACGATGAACATCCAGCACGTCGAAAGCCTGAATGATGTCGTGGCACAGATCACCAAGGTGCGGGTTCGGGAAACGGTGCCGGATTCTGTCATCGATCAGGCGGACGAGGTCGAGATCATCGATCTGACGCCGGCCGATCTGATCAAGCGCCTGCAGGAAGGCAAGGTCTACGTTCCGGCCAACGCCAAGCGCGCCATCGAAAACTATTTTTCGCCGGGCAATCTGACTGCTCTGCGCGAGCTTGCCCTGCGCCGCACGGCGCAGCGCGTGGACGATCAGCTTCTGACCCATATGCAAGCCAACGCCATATCCGGCCCTTGGGCAGCAGGTGACCGCGTACTGGTCTGCATCGATGAGCAGCCGGGAGCAGCTTCGCTTGTCCGCTATGCAAGGCGACTGGCTGATAGACTGCGCGCGCCCTGGACGGCCGCATATATTGAAACACATCGCTCGACCCGGCTGTCGGAAGCGGACAGGGACCAAATAGCGTCGACCTTGCGGCTTGCGACCCAGTTGGGAGGCGAGGCCATAACCTTGCCGGGACGGGATGTAGCCGAGGAAATTGCGCGTCGTGCGCGGGAGAATAACGTTACTCATATCGTCACCGGCAAACCGCACAAGCCACACTGGCGCGAACTGATCGAAGGTTCAGTAGCGCATGATCTGATCCGCCGCGCCGGAGACATCAGCGTCCATGTCATTTCGGGAAGCGAACGCGACGCTGTTTCACCGCAACGCGGCGTTGTGAACGCCCCAATACAGACTTTCCAGATCAAGCCCTATTTGCTCAGCACCGCATACGTCGTCAGTGCACTGGCGTTCGGCTTGCTGCTGTCACGGGTGCTCGATGTGCGCAACATCGCCCTCGTTTTTCTCATGGCCGTGCTTGCTTCCGCTGTTTCAGTCGGTCTCTGGCCCGCCTTGTTTGCTTCTGTTTTAAGCGCCACTGTGTTCAATTTTTTCTTCCTGGACCCGTTGTATACCTTCGTCATCAGCGATCCGGAAAGCGTGGTCGCCCTCGGGTTCTTTTTCGGTGTCGCGGTGATTGCCAGCAATCTGACTGCACGGGTGCAGCGTCAGGCCGCGGCGGCACGTCAGCGCGCAAGAACGACCGAAGATCTTTATCTCTTCAGCAAGAAGCTGGCTGGAACCGGCACGCTCGACGATGTGTTGTGGGCGACGGCGTTCCAGATCGCATCCATGTTGAAGGTGCGTGTGGTCTTGCTCCTGCCGGATCATGGCACGATCGAGGTGAAGGCCGGCTATCCGCCAGACGATACGCTGGACGATGCAGATATCGCCGCTGCGCGCTGGGCCTGGGAGAACAACCGTGCTGCAGGGCGGGGAGCCGATACGCTGCCGGGTGCAAAGCGGCTCTATCTGCCGTTGCGAACGGGACGCATGGCCGTCGGCGTCATCGGCCTGGACAGCGACAGGCAAGGCCCGCTGTTGACGCCGGAACAGCAACGCCTCCTGGATGCACTGGCTGATCAGGCAGCGGTCGCCATTGAACGGACACAGCTTGCCGCAGACGTCGACCGGGCCAAGCTAGCGGCGGAAGCTGACCGGCTTCGCTCGGCGCTCCTGACCTCGATCTCCCACGATCTGAAGACGCCGCTTGCCGCGATTTTGGGGGCCGCGGGCACCTTGAAGGAGTTTGCGCCCGCGCTTCCCGATGCGGCGAGGGCTGAACTGCTCTCGACGGTAATTGATGAGTCCGAAAGGCTCAATCGGTTTATCGCCAATCTGCTCGATATGACCAGGATAGAGTCCGGTGCGATGGAACCCAACTTCGGCTTGCACTATACCGGCGACATCGTGGGAACGGCATTGAGCCGGGCCAAGAAAATTATTGGCCTGCGCAAGACGGAGGTCGCCATTCCAACCGACTTGCCGATGCTCAGAGTGGATCCGGTTCTGTTCGAACAAGTGCTGTTCAATCTGCTGGACAACGCCTCGAAATATGCACCGGAAGGGTCTTTGGTGCGAATTCAGGCCTGGGCGGATGACGGCTGGGTGAGCCTTCAGGTCATGGACGAGGGGCCGGGCGTGCCCGCCGAGGATCTGGAACGGGTATTTGATACGTTTTATCGCGTAAGCAAGGGCGATCAGGTCACCGCCGGTACGGGGCTTGGCCTGTCGATATCACGCGGCTTCATCGAAGCCATGGGCGGCACCATCACGGCACAGCGTCGGGCGGATCGTTCGGGAGCAATTTTCACGATCAGAATGCCCATACCGAAAGAAACGCCTGAACTGGAAGAACATCCATGA
- a CDS encoding amino acid permease — MSNEAKKHEGGVSYHIPGSDYFEKRELSRHAGVFSLWALGVGAVISGDFSGWNLGFAVGGWGGMFVATLLITIMYLGLTYSIAEMSPALPHTGGAYSFARTAFGPWGGFVTGLAENIEYVLTPAVVVFFIGTYLTSIFGTPTAFQPLWWIVGYLVFVGLNVRGVALSFQVTVFVTLLALAILVFFFISAAPFMEFSKYAMNIGVGPDGTAVELPDGGGPFLPFGTYGVLAAMPFAVWLFLAIEQLPLAAEESVDPKRDMPKGIMLGMFTLIATGFLILITNPAIPEGAFKLGSSGEPILDGFRAIYGSGAAKLLALAAVAGLVASFHAIIFAFGRQIYSLSRAGYFPHFLSVTHGDHKTPNVALIAGSLLGLGVMLVVWLTQGGQAAGSFIGGVLLNMAVFGAMISYLFQALSFIRLRRRFPDIERPYRSPLGVPGAAATVVIALITIYFQLTDPVYQTGVIGVAIWYALGIIYFGAYGRRTLVYSPEEEFAVKQREGAGSI; from the coding sequence ATGTCAAACGAAGCCAAGAAGCATGAAGGAGGGGTCTCCTATCACATACCGGGCTCGGACTACTTCGAAAAACGCGAACTGAGTCGCCACGCCGGTGTCTTCTCATTGTGGGCCCTCGGCGTCGGCGCCGTTATCTCCGGTGACTTTTCAGGATGGAACCTCGGGTTCGCCGTCGGTGGCTGGGGCGGCATGTTCGTCGCGACCCTCCTGATCACTATCATGTATTTAGGCCTTACCTATTCCATTGCTGAAATGAGCCCGGCCCTGCCGCATACCGGCGGCGCCTATTCCTTCGCCCGTACGGCTTTCGGTCCCTGGGGCGGGTTCGTCACCGGCCTCGCCGAAAACATCGAATATGTGCTGACACCAGCCGTGGTTGTGTTCTTCATCGGCACTTACCTCACATCGATCTTCGGCACACCCACCGCGTTTCAACCGCTGTGGTGGATCGTCGGCTATCTGGTCTTCGTCGGGCTGAATGTCCGCGGTGTTGCACTGTCGTTCCAGGTCACCGTGTTCGTGACGCTGCTGGCTCTCGCTATCCTTGTCTTCTTCTTCATCAGTGCGGCACCCTTCATGGAGTTCAGCAAATACGCGATGAATATCGGCGTCGGCCCGGATGGTACTGCTGTCGAACTTCCCGACGGTGGCGGACCGTTCCTGCCTTTCGGCACGTATGGTGTCCTCGCAGCGATGCCATTTGCCGTTTGGCTGTTCCTGGCGATCGAGCAACTGCCGCTCGCTGCGGAAGAATCCGTCGATCCCAAGCGTGACATGCCGAAGGGCATCATGCTCGGCATGTTCACGTTGATCGCAACGGGCTTCCTGATCCTGATCACCAATCCGGCCATTCCGGAGGGTGCGTTCAAGCTCGGGTCGTCCGGCGAGCCGATTCTTGATGGCTTCCGCGCCATTTACGGATCGGGTGCCGCCAAGCTGCTCGCGCTCGCCGCCGTTGCCGGTCTGGTCGCCAGCTTCCACGCGATCATTTTCGCTTTCGGGCGGCAAATCTACTCGCTGTCGCGCGCCGGTTATTTTCCGCATTTCCTGTCGGTCACGCATGGCGACCACAAGACGCCGAACGTCGCGCTGATCGCAGGTTCGTTGCTCGGCCTGGGGGTGATGCTGGTGGTGTGGCTCACGCAGGGCGGCCAGGCGGCCGGTTCATTCATCGGCGGCGTGCTGCTCAACATGGCCGTGTTCGGGGCGATGATTTCCTATCTGTTTCAAGCGCTGTCTTTCATTCGCCTGCGGCGACGCTTCCCGGATATCGAGCGGCCTTACCGCAGTCCGCTCGGCGTTCCGGGAGCTGCAGCGACCGTCGTGATCGCTTTGATCACGATCTACTTCCAGCTGACCGACCCGGTCTACCAGACCGGCGTAATTGGCGTGGCGATCTGGTACGCCCTCGGCATTATTTATTTCGGCGCCTATGGACGCAGAACGCTCGTCTATTCGCCGGAGGAGGAGTTCGCCGTCAAGCAGCGCGAAGGGGCAGGTTCGATCTAA
- a CDS encoding universal stress protein, whose product MSYKDIIVYLDASDLNEPRVETAIKIAAQHKAKLTGVDISTAAAFEGERREQVQAIQRMFENMVRRAGLEAEYRLAGPSAKTAQELFSHCADLIVASQPGPDSAHLASAAVPKNVLLASGVPMLILPAAWEARQPIGRSILLAWNFSRESTRALHDSMPILIKAENIALFVFDASFHPHRSDVLDVVAHLERHGVKVKVDGWRGTGEVDVISAMFACLDREEADLIVAGAYGHSPLLESLFGGVSEQLLNNVSMPVVMSH is encoded by the coding sequence ATGTCGTACAAAGATATCATCGTCTATCTGGACGCTAGTGACCTAAACGAGCCCAGGGTCGAGACTGCGATCAAAATAGCCGCGCAACACAAGGCGAAGTTGACCGGCGTTGACATCAGCACAGCCGCAGCTTTCGAAGGCGAAAGGCGCGAACAGGTACAAGCTATCCAGCGCATGTTTGAGAACATGGTTCGGAGAGCGGGACTGGAGGCGGAGTACCGTCTTGCGGGTCCTTCAGCCAAGACTGCTCAGGAACTCTTCTCGCATTGCGCCGATCTCATCGTCGCGAGCCAGCCCGGTCCGGACAGCGCTCATCTTGCGTCCGCGGCAGTCCCCAAAAACGTGCTGCTCGCGTCGGGCGTCCCGATGCTCATCCTGCCGGCCGCTTGGGAAGCCAGGCAGCCTATCGGGCGAAGCATCCTCCTGGCGTGGAATTTCAGCCGGGAATCGACACGCGCTCTCCATGACTCAATGCCGATACTCATCAAGGCCGAGAATATCGCGCTGTTCGTCTTCGACGCCAGCTTCCATCCACACCGTTCCGACGTGCTGGACGTTGTGGCTCACCTCGAACGACATGGGGTCAAAGTGAAGGTCGATGGTTGGCGGGGCACCGGAGAGGTCGACGTGATCAGCGCGATGTTCGCATGCCTGGATCGCGAGGAAGCCGACTTGATCGTCGCCGGAGCCTACGGGCATTCGCCTCTATTGGAATCCCTGTTTGGAGGTGTCTCCGAACAGCTACTCAACAACGTCTCGATGCCGGTCGTGATGTCCCATTGA
- a CDS encoding PTS sugar transporter subunit IIA yields MNLAEYIDLQNVIIDPDVSTKARALQLAAATAGKFLAVPADAIFDALYKREKLGSTGMGEGVAIPHTRIPGITKTTGLLLRLKTPIDFESIDNLPVDIIFVLLTSEQEQSQNLNILACVARRLRSPKVLERMRAADGAQALYDCFIADT; encoded by the coding sequence ATGAACTTGGCCGAATACATTGATCTTCAGAATGTGATTATCGATCCAGATGTCTCCACCAAAGCGCGAGCATTGCAGCTTGCGGCCGCCACCGCGGGCAAATTCCTGGCAGTTCCGGCCGACGCGATCTTTGATGCGCTCTATAAGAGGGAGAAACTCGGTTCAACGGGGATGGGCGAAGGCGTTGCGATCCCGCATACGCGTATTCCGGGGATAACCAAGACCACAGGCCTCCTTCTCCGATTGAAAACGCCTATCGACTTTGAATCCATAGACAATCTTCCGGTTGATATCATTTTTGTGCTGCTCACCTCGGAACAGGAGCAGAGCCAGAATCTGAATATCCTTGCATGTGTAGCCAGACGACTCCGGTCTCCAAAGGTTCTGGAACGAATGCGGGCGGCTGACGGAGCGCAGGCGCTATATGACTGTTTTATCGCCGACACATGA